In the genome of Candidatus Nezhaarchaeales archaeon, the window CTTGGAACTTGTAGGGAGCCATTGCCTCTACGGCCGAGGTTTTACTTATCTCCTTTGATCGTAGGCGTTCACGCTCCAACATGTTTAGGAAGTCCGTATCCCCTCCGACGTTTAACTGGTACGACTCATCGATTACTACGCCGCGGTCAACGAGTAGTTTAACGAGGGTCTTATGGAGTACGGTAGCTCCAAGCTGGCTTTGAACGTCGTCGCCAGCCACCGGTAATCGTTTTTCCTCGAACTTCTTAGCCCAGGCCGGGTCAGACGCTATAAAGACCGGCATACAGTTTATGAAGGCGCATCCAGCTTCAAGTGCTTGTTGAGCGTACCATCTTACCGCCATCTCGGAGCCTACCGGTAGGTAGTTAATGAGCATATCTGCTTTAGCATCCTTTAGGGCTTGGGCTACGTTAACCGGGTCTCCTTCGGCTATCGGTATTACGTCCCTTAGGTATTTCCCTACGCCGTCCATGACCGGCCCCTTCATTACTTCCACGTTTAACCTCGGCACCTTACCGAATACCCTAGTATTATTCATACCGGCGAAGAGCGCTTCGGATAGGTCTTTACCTACCTTTCTAGCGTCAACGTCGAATGCAGCTACGAACTCCACGTCCTCAACCCTATAACCACCGAAGTCCGGGTGGAGGAGGGTGGAAGCTTGAGGGGAATCCGGGTCGACGTTCCGGTAGTAGTAAACCCCTTGAATAAGGGCTGAGGCACAGTTTCCGACGCCGGCTATAGCTACCCTAATCCTTCCCCCCATCCTTACCACGCCGATGCAATCTTGCGCGTGAAATATATTTTATACTACTGTAAAATATTTTTAACGATTATGGTTAAAGCACCTATTGAAAGGCTTAAGAAGAAGCTCCTTAAAGAAAACCTATGGCTCTTCATATTCAGGCTCCTTAAGGAAGGCGACTGTCATGCCTACAAGCTAAGGAGAAGGATTAAAGAGGAGTTCGGTTTTTGGACCGGGAGCGTTACAGGGTATAAGGTTCTCTACCTACTTGAGAAGGGAGGCTACGTTGAATCCTATAGGGAAGGGAGGAGGAAATTCTATAGGTTAACGGAGAAAGGATTAAAACAGTTGGAGGAAGCTAAAAACTTCCTCAAGGAAATCTACTCATTGATATAGGAGGTTTAAGTGTTGGCGCGCG includes:
- a CDS encoding inositol-3-phosphate synthase; protein product: MGGRIRVAIAGVGNCASALIQGVYYYRNVDPDSPQASTLLHPDFGGYRVEDVEFVAAFDVDARKVGKDLSEALFAGMNNTRVFGKVPRLNVEVMKGPVMDGVGKYLRDVIPIAEGDPVNVAQALKDAKADMLINYLPVGSEMAVRWYAQQALEAGCAFINCMPVFIASDPAWAKKFEEKRLPVAGDDVQSQLGATVLHKTLVKLLVDRGVVIDESYQLNVGGDTDFLNMLERERLRSKEISKTSAVEAMAPYKFQVKIGPSDYIPFLQNQKVCYIWVKGRYFGDTPLSLDVKLSVWDAPNSAGIVIDVVRAVKLALDRGVGGPLISISAWAFKHPPVHAPAETARKWVEEFIKGRRER
- a CDS encoding PadR family transcriptional regulator; translation: MKYILYYCKIFLTIMVKAPIERLKKKLLKENLWLFIFRLLKEGDCHAYKLRRRIKEEFGFWTGSVTGYKVLYLLEKGGYVESYREGRRKFYRLTEKGLKQLEEAKNFLKEIYSLI